Proteins co-encoded in one Aspergillus fumigatus Af293 chromosome 6, whole genome shotgun sequence genomic window:
- the gfa1 gene encoding glutamine--fructose-6-phosphate transaminase (isomerizing) GFA1, with product MCGIFGYINYLVERDRKYIIDTLLNGLSRLEYRGYDSAGFAVDGDKKNEVCAFKEVGKVAKLKELIEESKPDMTKTFESHAGIAHTRWATHGTPSRQNCHPHRSDPNWEFAVVHNGIITNYKELKALLESKGFRFETETDTECIAKLAKYLYDQQPDIEFTVLAKAVVKELAGAFGLLIKSVHYPHEVIAARKGSPLVIGVRTSKKMKVDFVDVEYSEDGPLPAEQASQNVAIKKSATGLLAPPDKSLLHRSQSRAFLSDDGIPQPAEFFLSSDPSAIVEHTKKVLYLEDDDIAHVHEGQLNIHRLTKDDGTSNVRAIQTIELELQEIMKGKFDHFMQKEIFEQPESVVNTMRGRLDVANKQVTLGGLRQYISTIRRCRRIIFIACGTSYHSCMAVRGVFEELTEIPISVELASDFLDRQAPVFRDDTCVFVSQSGETADSLMALRYCLERGALTVGIVNVVGSSISLLTHCGVHINAGPEIGVASTKAYTSQFVAMVMFALSLSEDRASKQKRREEIMDGLSKISGQFREILKLNEPIKQMCAKFFKDQKSLLLLGRGSQFPTALEGALKIKEISYLHCEAVMSGELKHGVLALVDENLPIIMILTRDNIFSKSLNAYQQVIARGGRPIVICNHDDPEFSSAQTEKIEVPKTVDCLQGLLNVIPLQLIAYWLAVGEGLNVDFPRNLAKSVTVE from the exons ATGTG CGGTATCTTCGGCTACATCAATTACCTTGTCGAGAGAGATCGTAAATACATCATTGATACGTTGCTCAATG GACTCTCCAGACTTGAATACCGCGGTTACGACTCGGCAGGCTTTGCGGTGGACGGTGACAAAAAGAATGAAGTTTGCGCCTTCAAGGAAGTTGGTAAGGTCGCGAAACTGAAGGAGCTTATTGAGGAATCCAAGCCCGATATGACGAAGACTTTCGAGTCCCATGCTGGTATTGCTCACACGCGCTGGGCTACTCATGGAACACCCTCTCGCCAGAATTGCCACCCTCACCG GTCTGATCCAAACTGGGAATTCGCAGTTGTTCACAACGGCATCATTACGAACTACAAGGAACTTAAAGCTCTGCTAGAGAGCAAGGGGTTCCGGTTTGAGACTGAAACTGACACGGAGTGTATTGCGAAGCTTGCGAAATACTTGTACGACCAGCAGCCCGATATTGAGTTCACAGTTCTCGCCAAGGCTGTTGTGAAAGAGCTCGCGGGTGCTTTTGGTCTTCTCATCAAGTCTGTCCATTACCCTCATGAGGTAATTGCGGCTCGCAAGGGTTCTCCGCTCGTCATCGGCGTGAGGACGtcaaagaagatgaaggtggACTTCGTCGACGTGGAGTATTCGGAAGATGGACCTCTTCCCGCTGAGCAGGCTTCTCAGAACGTAGCTATCAAGAAGTCCGCTACCGGGCTTCTGGCTCCACCTGATAAATCCCTTCTGCACCGGTCGCAGTCGCGTGCGTTTCTTTCAGATGATGGCATCCCCCAGCCAGCAGAgtttttcctttcttctgatCCCTCTGCGATCGTTGAGCACACGAAGAAAGTTCTTTATCTCGAAGACGACGATATCGCCCATGTCCATGAAGGCCAACTGAATATCCACCGTCTCACAAAGGATGATGGTACCTCGAACGTGCGCGCTATCCAAACAATTGAGCTGGAGCTTCAGGAAATCATGAAGGGCAAATTTGATCATTTCATGCAGAAGGAAATCTTCGAACAACCCGAGTCAGTCGTCAATACCATGAGAGGTCGATTGGATGTTGCAAACAAGCAAGTCACACTTGGGGGACTCCGGCAGTATATTTCCACCATTCGTCGCTGCAGGCGGATCATTTTCATTGCTTGTGGAACCAGCTATCATTCATGTATGGCCGTACGTGGTGTCTTTGAAGAGCTCACTGAAATCCCCATATCAGTTGAACTTGCCTCGGACTTCTTGGACAGGCAGGCGCCTGTTTTCCGGGACGATACTTGTGTTTTCGTCTCCCAATCGGGTGAGACTGCTGATTCACTAATGGCTCTTCGCTATTGCCTTGAACGAGGAGCATTGACTGTCGGCATTGTCAACGTCGTGggatcttccatttctctcTTGACCCACTGTGGTGTACATATCAATGCTGGTCCTGAAATTGGCGTTGCTTCCACCAAGGCCTATACCTCACAATTCGTTGCCATGGTCATGTTTGCACTCTCGCTGAGCGAGGATCGCGCTTCGAAGCAAAAGCGGCGGGAGGAAATCATGGACGGTCTTTCGAAAATCTCTGGACAGTTCAGAGAGATACTGAAATTGAATGAACCCATCAAACAGATGTGCGCGAAATTCTTTAAGGATCAAAAGAGTTTACTTCTTTTGGGCAGAGGCAGTCAATTCCCAACGGCTCTCGAAG GAGCACTCAAAATCAAGGAAATATCCTATCTCCACTGTGAGGCCGTCATGTCTGGTGAACTGAAACATGGCGTCCTTGCTTTGGTCGATGAGAATCTACCCATCATCATGATTCTTACGAGGGACAATATTTTCTCGAAATCTCTGAATGCTTATCAACAGG TGATTGCTCGCGGTGGTCGTCCCATTGTGATTTGCAACCATGACGACCCAGAGTTCTCTTCCGCCCAGACCGAAAAGATTGAGGTCCCAAAGACCGTTGACTGCCTTCAGGGACTTCTCAACGTTATTCCGCTGCAGCTTATTGCTTATTGGCTTGCTGTTGGAGAGGGACTCAACGTTGATTTCCCACGCAATCTGGCAAAATCGGTCACCGTTGAATAA
- a CDS encoding lumazine synthase RIB4 yields the protein MTSVKGPGDAQPFDGSGLRVAIVHARWNMAIIQPLVEGAKKSLLAAGVLEEDITLETVPGSYELPFAAQRIYTASQLQAAKGSSSAGGISATDLLSSSTADLSKTSPTSTAAKPFDAIIAIGVLIKGETMHFEYIADAVSHGLMRVQLDTGVPVIFGVLTVLTEEQGLERAGLGKKGMHNHGEDWGKAAVELGLKRRDWVEGKIV from the exons ATGACTTCAGTGAAAGGGCCAGGGGATGCTCAGCCTTTTGATG GCTCTGGACTTCGCGTTGCCATAGTTCATGCCAGGTGGAACATGGCAATAATCCAGCCTCTCGTGGAAGGGGCAAAGAAAAGCCTTTTGGCGGCCGGAGTACTTGAAGAGGATATCACCCTTGAGACAGTGCCCGGCAGTTACGAATTACCCTTTGCTGCTCAGCG GATATACACGGCCTCGCAGCTCCAAGCTGccaaaggatcatcatcCGCAGGAGGGATCAGTGCGACGGATTTATTATCGTCCTCTACTGCAGACCTGAGTAAGACATCGCCAACTTCGACTGCAGCTAAGCCTTTTGACGCCATCATTGCTATCGGTGTTCTCATCAAGGGAGAGACAATGCATTTTGAGTACATTGCGGATGCGGTGTCTCATGGTTTGATGCGTGTTCAACTTGATACTGGCGTGCCAGTAATTTTCGGAGTGCTCACTGTTCTGACGGAAGAACAAGGCCTGGAAAGAGCTGGTCTTGGCAAGAAGGGAATGCACAATCATGGTGAGGATTGGGGTAAAGCCGCCGTGGAACTTGGTTTGAAGAGAAGAGACTGGGTAGAAGGAAAAATTGTTTAG
- a CDS encoding proteasome core particle subunit alpha 7, with the protein MTSIGTGYDLSNSVFSPDGRNFQVEYAVKAVENGGTAIGIRCKDGVVLAVEKIVTSKLLKPGANKRIATVDRHVGIVSAGLVPDGRHFVSRARDEASSWRSVYKGPIPISALANRLGSYVQAYTLYSSVRPFGVTAIVGGWDSETELAVDGQVGTGPASGSGGKTSDAKVGGPGLYMIEPSGLYWGYYGAATGKGRQAAKAELEKLDLASEKLTLLEAVREAARIIYVAHEDSKDKEFELEMSWISSLDGPTKGKHEAVPRELLEEAEKAAKRALEGEDEDEEETTKNDGNGGERMEE; encoded by the exons ATG ACATCTATCGGTACTGGATATGATCTATCGAACTCCGTCTTTTCTCCAGACGGTCGCAATTTTCAG GTGGAATATGCAGTCAAGGCGGTCGAAAATGGAGGGACAGCTATCGGTATTAGATGCAAGGATGGAGTTGTGCTGGCGGTAGAAAAGATCGTCACGAGTAAGCTTTTAAAGCCAGGTGCGAATAAGAGGATCGCGACAGTGGATCGCCATGTGGGCATT GTCTCGGCGGGATTAGTCCCAGACGGTCGTCACTTCGTGTCGCGAGCTAGAGACGAAGCTTCCTCGTGGAGAAGCGTATACAAAGGACCCATCCCGATCTCCGCCCTGGCCAATCGTCTTGGCAGTTATGTCCAAGCTTACACTCTCTATTCCAGTGTACGACCATTTGGGGTTACAGCTATTGTCGGAGGTTGGGATTCTGAAACCGAACTTGCTGTTGATGGTCAAGTAGGAACCGGACCGGCTTCGGGTTCCGGCGGTAAGACTTCAGATGCGAAGGTTGGTGGGCCGGGTCTTTATATGATCGAGCCCAGTGGGTTGTACTGG GGTTACTATGGCGCGGCCACTGGTAAGGGGAGACAGGCCGCGAAAGCTGAACTTGAGAAATTGGACCTAGCCTCCGAAAAGTTGACTTTGCTCGAGGCCGTCAGAGAAGCCGCCCGTATCATATACGTGGCCCACGAAGATagcaaggacaaggagtTTGAGTTGGAGATGTCTTGGATTAGCTCATTAGACGGTCCGACCAAAGGGAAGCATGAAGCGGTACCTAGGGAACTTCTTGAAGAGGCCGAAAAGGCTGCGAAGAGAGCTTTGGAGggggaagatgaggacgaggaagagacAACAAAGAATGATGGCAATGGAGGCGAGCGAATGGAGGAATAG
- a CDS encoding mating alpha-pheromone PpgA, which produces MKLLSLVLASFAAAAVQAHITPWCHLPGQGCYMLKRAADASDEVRRSASAVAEAVAEAFPQSPWCHLPGQGCAKAKRAAEAAEEVKRSADAFAEAMAAFEKE; this is translated from the coding sequence ATGAAACTCCTCTCACTTGTTCTTGCTTCCttcgctgccgctgctgtcCAGGCACACATTACGCCGTGGTGCCATCTTCCTGGTCAGGGTTGCTACATGCTTAAGCGCGCTGCTGACGCCTCGGATGAAGTTAGACGTTCAGCCAGTGCCGTCGCTGAGGCCGTTGCGGAAGCCTTCCCGCAGAGTCCGTGGTGCCATCTTCCCGGTCAGGGTTGcgccaaggcgaagagagCCGCCGAGGCCGCTGAAGAGGTGAAGCGCTCTGCCGATGCCTTTGCTGAagccatggctgcttttgAGAAGGAATAG
- a CDS encoding isocitrate dehydrogenase (NAD(+)) IDH1, translating to MFSLRTAQPAQALLRRAAGAGSLVHSSIPARSFASVQSDIFKPTKYGGKYTVTLIPGDGIGAEVAESVKTIFKADNVPIEWEQVDVSGVDTGNKHSEELFKESIASLRRNKLGLKGILFTPVERSGHQSFNVALRQELDIFASIVLIKNIPGYKTRHENVDLCIIRENTEGEYSGLEHQSVQGVVESLKIITRAKSERIAKFAFGFALANNRKKVTCIHKANIMKLADGLFRSTFHKVAEMYPTLEVNDMIVDNASMQAVSRPQQFDVMVMPNLYGGILSNVGAALVGGPGVVPGCNMGRDVAVFEPGCRHVGLDIKGKDQANPSAMILSGSMLLRHLGLDDHANRISKAVYDVIGEGKTRTRDMGGQATTHEFTRAVLDKMEAAL from the exons ATGTTCTCCTTGCGGACGGCACAGCCCGCGCAG GCTCTCCTACGCCGCGCAGCTGGTGCAGGCTCTCTCGTCCACTCCTCGATCCCAGCAAGAT CTTTTGCTAGCGTGCAGTCTGACATCTTCAAGCCCACGAAGTATGGCGGAAAGTACACCGTTACTCTCATTCCAG GTGATGGTATCGGTGCGGAAGTTGCCGAGTCAGTCAAGACCATTTTCAAGGCCGACAACGTCCCTATTGAATGGGAGCAGGTAGATGTCAGCGGTGTTGATACAGGCAACAAGCATTCGGAGGAGCTCTTCAAGGAATCAATTGCCTCTCTGAGACGCAACAAGCTCGGTCTTAAGGGTATCCTGTTCACCCCTGTTGAGCGCTCGGGTCACCAATCATTCAACGTTGCTCTCCGTCAGGAACTCGATATCTTCGCTTCTATCGTTCTGATCAAGAATATTCCCGGCTACAAGACACGGCATGAGAACGTTGATCTCTGCATTATCCGTGAGAATACAGAGGGAGAATACTCTGGTCTCGAGCATCAGTCAGTACAGGGTGTGGTTGAGTCgctgaagatcatcaccCGTGCAAAGTCAGAGCGCATCGCTAAATTTGCGTTCGGATTTGCTCTCGCCAACAACAGAAAGAAGGTCACCTGCATCCATAAGGCAAACATCATGAAACTCGCCGATGGCTTGTTTCGCAGTACTTTCCACAAGGTCGCCGAGATGTACCCTACTCTGGAAGTTAACGACATGATTGTCGACAATGCATCCATGCAGGCCGTTTCTCGGCCCCAGCAATTCGACGTGATGGTCATGCCCAACTTGTACGGAGGCATTCTATCCAACGTTGGCGCTGCCCTTGTCGGTGGACCTGGTGTGGTTCCTGGCTGTAACATGGGACGTGACGTTGCGGTCTTCGAGCCCGGCTGCCGTCACGTTGGTCTCGATATCAAGGGCAAGGATCAGGCTAATCCCAGTGCTATGATCCTTTCTGGATCTATGCTTCTTCGCCACCTTGGCTTGGACGACCACGCAAACAGAATCTCCAAGGCCGTGTATGATGTGATTGGTGAAGG TAAAACGAGAACTCGCGACATGGGTGGACAAGCCACCACTCACGAGTTCACTAGAGCCGTCTTGGACAAGATGGAGGCTGCCCTGTAA
- a CDS encoding 18S rRNA methyltransferase BUD23, with the protein MSRPEDVLPPDLFYDDNESRKYTTSSRIRNIQADMTHRALELLDLRSPSLILDVGCGSGLSGEILSQVPPQQGGPHTWVGMDISPSMLDVALQRDVEGDLLLADIGQGVPFRPGTFDAAISISAIQWLCNAETSDVSPEGRLRRFFEGLYSSLRRGGRAVCQFYPKNDAQRAMISGAAVRAGFGAGILEDDPGTKNAKLYLVLTVGGGGLHGDITGVVQGMNDVDILDARKKAAERSKVQPSRKGDKAWILRKKEQMARKGKIVKANSKYTGRKRRPAF; encoded by the exons ATGTCACGTCCTGAGGATGTTCT GCCTCCCGATCTTTTCTacgatgacaatgaatccCGGAAATACACTACTTCATCCCGTATTCGTAACATTCAAGCAGATATGACCCATCGAGCGCTggagctccttgaccttcgTTCTCCGTCGCTCATCCTCGATGTGGGGTGCGGTTCCGGGCTTTCTGGCGAGATCCTTTCCCAAGTTCCTCCTCAGCAGGGTGGACCTCATACCTGGGTCGGAATGGACATTTCACCAAGCATGCTTGATGTGGCACTGCAGCGAGATGTTGAGGGTGACTTGCTCCTGGCTGATATTGGACAGGGCGTGCCATTTCGGCCTGGCACCTTCGACGCGGCTATCAGTATCAGTGCTATCCAGTGGTTGTGCAATGCGGAGACAAGCGATGTCAGCCCCGAGGGCCGTCTTCGTAGATTTTTTGAAGGATTATACTCCAGTCTTCGCCGAGGGGGGCGTGCTGTCTGCCAGTTCTATCCAAAGAATGATGCGCAACGGGCCATGATTAGCGGCGCTGCCGTAAGAGCTGGCTTCGGAGCTGGTATCTTAGAAGATGACCCTGGCACAAAGAATGCCAAATTATATCTTGTGCTGACCGtcggaggtggtggactgCATGGCGATATTACTGGTGTTGTCCAAGGCATGAACGATGTTGACATCTTAGATGCCAGGAAAAAAGCCGCGGAGCGCAGCAAGGTCCAGCCATCCAGAAAAGGAGATAAAGCATGGATTTTGCGCAAAAAGGAACAAATGgcgaggaaagggaaaattGTGAAAGCAAATTCCAAATACACCGGAAGAAAGAGGCGTCCTGCGTTTTAA
- a CDS encoding GTPase-activating protein BEM3: MSQLRHGSDNNPSLNQPSAVYPVSQQARDAGFPRSPLTGSLIPRDYLVTRADAQPLRSGVVAVTDPSKPMPSPLNTSDHCRENRQDNSSVLQSPVSPRSSVKTAPPPNHSSTSRIVHAPSPSKPSGSGQESTTSSAGDRVCGDPKQHDRGVIAIANDIGARKLSDTGDSVQSPTSSPVSLLDSLQSMSGDRTPGHRIMPRTSSIDSAISSLSSASQPHKSSFDASAVSQADIDRLIATAGSTEAVIIHLLKEKHHAASQNAQLWRLVDKQRTLILGLNKDLERALKEKERYKKRAKELQNSIPPVPPTNDHIVQSRSADTSAIPASRDLSKQEQAQGESSEAKSTNAGMQDLCDSSVLSPNAKVDRRSPAGADSPRLNTTFDNEFSRPGQIEELDQQSNSQSLAYARKEMLSASPTSLASSSSALNETLPSEESQQRLPHPSRKPPPAPLKLGQTQRVAMENSGNYDSESDYEDILEVDELPVERGRRKTRDDDDREREAALDKEMGALKATGEEPPQTCDPSHLLGKTPTGGLTAGVSKDLWQPISSSSPIERQDSLNSAQNPQKIHAPSLNDQSAFAVPKSPGLPLSPRPEDRPIGSPLPRMPREVPNSLAHLPMSSENSLAGLALSPRPTNHPNPSATGASKPNDTSPSHIDAHRHIATINHGSRKDTPRSHWSPAREIYQGLMSEDYPGLLLPPNALPLIRVKVSSSRLRPSRNSYLAPKPSEEEPVFTLGVFSRSENLELWRVEKVVAALPQLDQQIRQSSALWMKLPDRSIFSGHSPAKIDARRAALNSYFEALLDTPVDERAALAICQFLTMDAIEPRDDESSLLKGNCKAASEVLPGQDRKPQKEGYLAKRGKNFGGWKTRYFILYGPELKYFESPGGPHLGTIKIFNAQIGKQSQPANNTNNPLSGPEDDSENQYRHAFLILEPKRKDSSALVRHVLCAESDEERDAWVEALLAYVDGQSDNEGTENASPQSQVSTQARHLSQSTSKPKLFAGGSKKSGKGMNNADADLTDTVQGFSYDDAVPAEPPLLGPPSEKQPPRSPMSPLEAAMEPSDTNPASDHVQLSSKVISGPTNGTVIQDAGAWGNKTVTTTKEKKRSIWGFRTRSSYDLASQLQASQEPSSAQAVVNPSTERKDLVRPVFGIPLAEAVQHCAPHGIDVDLPAVVYRCIEYLKAKGAATEEGIFRLSGSNVVVKALKERFNTEGDVDFLAGDEYYDVHAVASLFKQYLRELPTTVLTRELHLDFLRVLGACRCFPSFLHLFQGTILIKSYLELDERQKKILAFNSLVHRLPRPNLALLRALVQFLIIIINNSDVNKMTIRNVGIVFAPTLNIPAPVFSMFLTDFESIFDKMPEGCSEPVELKVDRPALPEDIRSPRHQMFSDLPTPAYSQTTFRRPTEVVDDSRHDTGFISIQPTYEQSSHNLVEHYNQQPDSAAMNRMLMPSVDSSRSAKAKRRESSMLFMEYNHQDSGLPAMRNDQSKSPPITPELSHRLQTDLRESR, from the coding sequence ATGTCGCAGCTTCGGCACGGCAGCGACAACAATCCCAGTCTCAACCAGCCATCTGCAGTGTACCCTGTATCACAACAAGCGAGGGATGCAGGATTCCCACGTTCCCCATTGACAGGAAGTCTTATTCCTCGTGACTACTTAGTTACGCGAGCTGACGCCCAGCCCTTACGTTCTGGGGTTGTGGCTGTTACTGACCCTAGCAAACCAATGCCTTCCCCCTTGAATACAAGTGACCATTGTCGAGAAAACCGTCAAGACAATTCCAGCGTGTTACAGAGTCCTGTATCTCCTCGATCATCCGTTAAAACAGCTCCGCCGCCCAACCATTCTTCGACCAGCCGGATAGTCCATGCTCCATCTCCCTCAAAACCATCCGGTTCTGGCCAGGAGTCAACCACATCGTCGGCAGGCGATAGGGTGTGTGGTGACCCGAAACAGCATGATAGAGGTGTGATTGCGATCGCAAACGACATCGGAGCCCGCAAATTATCGGATACAGGTGACTCTGTGCAGTCAccaacatcatcaccagtATCACTACTGGACTCCTTGCAATCAATGTCTGGGGACCGAACACCCGGGCACCGTATTATGCCCCGCACTTCGTCAATTGATTCTGCAATCTCCTCTCTATCGTCAGCGTCTCAACCCCACAAGTCGTCGTTTGATGCCAGCGCGGTCAGCCAAGCTGACATCGATCGCCTTATAGCAACCGCAGGATCAACCGAAGCTGTTATCATACACCTTCTGAAGGAGAAGCATCATGCAGCGTCTCAAAATGCGCAACTCTGGCGATTGGTGGATAAGCAGCGGACTTTGATACTCGGCCTGAATAAGGATCTTGAGCGTGCcttgaaagagaaggagCGATATAAGAAAAGGGCCAAAGAGCTACAGAACTCCATACCACCGGTGCCACCCACTAACGATCACATCGTTCAGTCTCGAAGCGCCGATACTTCGGCCATCCCTGCCAGCCGCGATTTATCAAAGCAAGAACAGGCCCAGGGCGAATCATCAGAGGCGAAGAGCACGAATGCGGGCATGCAGGATCTCTGTGACAGTTCCGTTCTCTCCCCGAATGCGAAAGTAGATCGTCGGTCTCCTGCCGGAGCAGACTCTCCGCGCCTGAATACAACATTTGACAACGAATTTTCGCGACCCGGACAAATAGAGGAGCTCGATCAGCAATCTAATTCGCAATCGCTCGCTTACGCGCGGAAGGAAATGTTATCGGCGAGCCCAACTTCCTTGGCCAGTTCTAGCTCAGCTCTGAACGAGACCCTCCCATCGGAGGAAAGTCAACAGAggcttcctcatccttcccGCAAGCCTCCCCCTGCCCCCTTGAAGCTCGGACAAACACAGCGTGTGGCTATGGAAAACTCAGGCAATTACGATTCCGAATCCGATTACGAAGATATTCTTGAGGTGGACGAATTGCCGGTTGAGCGTGGTAGGCGGAAAACGAGGGATGATGACGATCGAGAACGGGAAGCAGCCCTTGACAAGGAAATGGGCGCTCTTAAGGCtactggagaagaaccaCCACAAACATGCGATCCCAGTCATCTTTTGGGCAAAACCCCTACCGGGGGACTGACCGCCGGGGTATCTAAGGACCTGTGGCAACCCATTTCGTCGTCCTCTCCAATTGAACGTCAGGATTCTCTAAATTCTGCTCAAAACCCTCAGAAAATTCATGCACCATCTTTGAACGATCAATCTGCATTCGCAGTCCCCAAAAGTCCGGGACTGCCTCTCAGCCCAAGACCAGAAGACCGCCCTATAGGCTCTCCCTTGCCCCGGATGCCCAGGGAAGTGCCGAACTCCCTGGCACATCTGCCGATGTCTTCAGAGAATAGCCTCGCAGGCTTGGCCCTCTCCCCGCGCCCTACTAACCATCCGAATCCCTCTGCTACCGGAGCCTCTAAGCCTAACGATACTAGTCCTTCGCATATTGATGCTCACAGGCATATTGCCACAATCAACCATGGCTCGAGAAAGGACACTCCTCGGTCACATTGGTCTCCTGCCCGCGAGATATATCAAGGCTTGATGTCGGAGGATTACCCCGGTCTTCTTTTGCCTCCGAACGCCCTTCCTTTGATACGAGTGAAAGTCTCTTCGTCGCGACTTAGGCCTTCTAGAAACAGCTATCTGGCACCAAAGCCTTCCGAAGAAGAGCCGGTATTCACCCTGGGTGTTTTTTCGCGGTCAGAAAACTTGGAACTTTGGCGCGTAGAGAAGGTCGTCGCGGCCCTCCCGCAGCTGGATCAACAGATAAGACAATCGTCTGCTTTGTGGATGAAACTGCCAGATAGATCGATCTTCAGCGGCCATTCCCCCGCGAAAATTGATGCGAGACGTGCGGCCTTGAATTCCTACTTCGAAGCTCTACTTGATACACCCGTAGACGAGAGAGCGGCATTAGCGATCTGTCAATTTCTTACTATGGATGCAATCGAGCCGCGAGATGACGAGTCAAGTTTGCTGAAGGGCAACTGTAAAGCGGCATCGGAAGTTTTGCCAGGTCAAGATAGAAAACCTCAAAAGGAGGGTTATTTGGCAAAAAGGGGCAAGAATTTTGGCGGCTGGAAAACACGATACTTCATACTTTATGGGCCTGAGTTGAAGTATTTTGAATCGCCAGGCGGTCCTCACCTCGGAACAATCAAGATTTTCAATGCTCAGATCGGCAAGCAATCTCAGCCCGCAAATAACACAAACAACCCTTTGTCCGGGCCCGAAGATGACTCTGAAAACCAATACCGACACGCTTTTCTCATATTGGAACCGAAAAGAAAAGACTCATCAGCGCTCGTGAGGCATGTGCTCTGTGCCGAGAGCGATGAAGAAAGGGATGCTTGGGTCGAAGCACTCCTGGCTTATGTTGATGGGCAATCGGATAATGAGGGCACAGAGAACGCGTCGCCGCAGAGTCAAGTTTCAACCCAGGCAAGGCATCTCTCTCAGTCAACCTCAAAACCTAAACTTTTTGCGGGTGGGAGCAAAAAGAGCGGCAAGGGGATGAACAACGCGGACGCGGACCTGACTGATACTGTGCAAGGGTTCAGTTATGATGATGCTGTTCCTGCTGAACCGCCCCTTCTGGGTCCTCCATCCGAAAAACAACCACCGAGGTCCCCTATGTCCCCTTTAGAGGCAGCAATGGAACCTTCGGACACGAACCCGGCTTCGGACCATGTTCAGCTCTCATCTAAAGTGATATCTGGACCTACCAACGGTACAGTGATCCAGGATGCAGGGGCCTGGGGCAATAAAACCGTCACTACtaccaaggagaagaagcgcagcaTCTGGGGTTTCCGCACAAGGTCATCGTATGATCTTGCCTCGCAGCTACAGGCGAGCCAAGAACCTTCGTCAGCTCAAGCTGTCGTGAATCCTTCtacagaaagaaaagaccTCGTTAGGCCTGTATTCGGAATACCACTGGCAGAGGCTGTGCAGCACTGCGCCCCGCATGGTATCGACGTCGATTTACCAGCTGTTGTCTATCGCTGCATTGAGTATCTCAAAGCGAAGGGAGCAGCAACAGAGGAAGGTATATTTCGATTAAGCGGTTCCAATGTGGTCGTCAAAGCGTTGAAGGAACGCTTCAATACTGAAGGAGATGTCgacttccttgctggtgaTGAGTACTACGATGTTCATGCTGTGGCCAGTCTTTTTAAACAATATTTACGGGAGCTCCCAACAACTGTTCTTACACGTGAACTACATTTGGATTTTTTACGTGTTCTCGGTGCGTGCCGCTGCTTTCCCTCGTTTCTCCACTTGTTCCAAGGCACTATACTGATTAAATCCTATTTAGAATTGGATGAGCGACAGAAGAAAATCCTGGCGTTTAATTCACTTGTCCACAGGCTCCCGCGACCAAATCTGGCCCTATTACGGGCACTAGTTCAATTTTTGATCATCATTATCAACAACTCCGATGTGAACAAAATGACAATCAGAAATGTCGGCATTGTCTTCGCACCAACGCTTAACATTCCAGCCCCTGTATTCTCCATGTTCCTCACGGACTTCGAGAGCATATTTGATAAGATGCCAGAAGGTTGCTCAGAACCAGTCGAGCTTAAAGTTGATCGTCCGGCGCTTCCGGAAGACATTCGCTCTCCGCGCCATCAGATGTTCTCAGATTTGCCCACGCCTGCTTATAGCCAAACAACCTTTCGCAGACCGACAGAAGTGGTTGATGATTCACGCCATGACACAGGGTTTATTTCAATTCAGCCAACTTATGAGCAATCCTCTCATAACCTAGTGGAACATTACAACCAGCAGCCGGATTCCGCAGCTATGAATAGAATGTTGATGCCTAGCGTTGATAGTTCCCGATCTGCTAAggccaagagaagggagagtTCTATGCTGTTCATGGAATACAACCACCAAGACTCAGGTCTCCCAGCTATGCGCAATGATCAGAGTAAGAGTCCGCCGATTACGCCCGAACTCAGTCATCGTTTGCAAACTGACCTGAGAGAATCCAGGTGA